From the genome of Streptomyces sp. V1I1, one region includes:
- a CDS encoding tyrosine-type recombinase/integrase, which produces MKSLDVKVWSVRKRDTKTPSYGVRWSVAGNVFSESFRTKALADHYRTKLMRAMRDGEEFDTESGYPASMEEKKSAVSWYAFALKYLAMKWPHAAPNTRDGINESLTSVTLELLDERAGRPYDEAIRKALRNWAFVLPGPDDRAVPDDVRNVLHWVSKASRPLADLAEPAMARAVLDSLKLKLDGTAAAAETVRRKRRTLVNAANYAVDLGELRENPITAVRWQKPKVSNQVDLRVVANPEQARNLLAAVSYVGGYRRARGRRLVGLFAAMYFGGLRPAEGVGLVETDLNLPEQGWGSALLHRTRPSVGKQWTDSGETHDDRGLKNRPTEDVRRVPIPPHLVAVLREHLVTFGTADDGRLFFSEKGSVVPSSTYYRVWQEARLLALPPAVAASPLAGRPYDLRHSALSTWLNAGVDPTEVAERAGNSVEVLLTRYAKCLDGRQEIANRKIEELLREYE; this is translated from the coding sequence GTGAAGTCTCTCGACGTGAAAGTCTGGAGCGTCCGTAAGCGAGACACCAAGACACCCTCGTACGGTGTCCGCTGGTCTGTGGCGGGCAATGTCTTCTCGGAGTCCTTTCGCACCAAGGCACTTGCCGACCATTACCGCACGAAGCTAATGCGTGCGATGCGCGACGGCGAGGAGTTCGACACAGAGTCGGGCTACCCGGCGTCGATGGAAGAGAAGAAGTCGGCCGTGTCGTGGTACGCCTTCGCTCTCAAGTACCTCGCCATGAAGTGGCCCCATGCCGCCCCCAATACGCGAGACGGCATCAACGAATCCCTCACCAGCGTGACGCTGGAACTCCTCGACGAGCGTGCCGGGCGGCCGTACGACGAGGCAATCCGCAAAGCACTGCGCAACTGGGCCTTCGTGCTACCGGGGCCTGACGATCGGGCAGTGCCGGACGACGTGCGGAACGTTCTTCACTGGGTATCCAAGGCGTCCCGACCGCTCGCCGATCTCGCTGAGCCCGCCATGGCTCGCGCGGTCCTCGACTCACTGAAACTCAAGCTCGACGGCACGGCAGCAGCGGCAGAGACCGTGAGGCGTAAGCGCCGGACGCTCGTCAACGCCGCGAATTACGCCGTCGACCTGGGGGAGCTGCGCGAGAACCCCATCACGGCTGTCCGCTGGCAGAAGCCGAAGGTGTCCAACCAGGTTGACCTCCGGGTTGTCGCCAACCCGGAGCAGGCGCGCAATCTCCTGGCGGCCGTTTCCTACGTGGGCGGTTACCGGCGTGCCCGTGGTCGTCGCCTTGTGGGTCTGTTTGCCGCCATGTACTTCGGTGGTCTTCGGCCGGCGGAAGGGGTCGGCCTCGTCGAGACGGACCTGAACCTTCCCGAACAAGGCTGGGGCTCGGCGCTGCTCCACCGGACCCGTCCGTCGGTCGGCAAGCAGTGGACCGACTCGGGGGAGACCCACGACGACCGCGGGCTGAAGAACCGTCCGACCGAGGACGTCAGGCGGGTGCCTATCCCGCCACACCTTGTCGCCGTGCTCCGCGAGCACCTGGTCACCTTCGGCACGGCGGACGACGGGCGGCTGTTCTTCAGCGAGAAGGGCTCGGTCGTCCCGTCCTCGACCTACTACCGCGTGTGGCAGGAGGCCCGGCTCCTCGCGCTTCCGCCTGCCGTCGCGGCCTCGCCGCTTGCGGGTCGGCCGTACGACCTCCGGCACTCGGCGTTGTCGACGTGGCTGAACGCGGGCGTCGACCCTACTGAGGTCGCCGAGCGTGCCGGCAACAGCGTTGAGGTCCTGCTGACGCGCTACGCGAAGTGCCTCGACGGACGGCAGGAGATCGCCAACCGCAAGATCGAAGAGTTGTTGCGCGAATACGAGTGA
- a CDS encoding AlpA family transcriptional regulator, whose amino-acid sequence MTVPQILAELGDVSRRTFYRWRELGQGPAAFKLPNGELRVWRSDFRTWLRQLEAAA is encoded by the coding sequence ATGACCGTTCCACAGATCCTGGCCGAACTCGGTGACGTATCTCGACGGACCTTCTACCGGTGGCGCGAGCTCGGGCAGGGGCCGGCTGCTTTCAAGCTGCCCAACGGGGAACTTCGAGTTTGGCGGAGCGATTTTCGGACCTGGCTGCGGCAGTTGGAGGCTGCGGCGTGA
- a CDS encoding IS3 family transposase (programmed frameshift), whose product MARPSPYPLELRKRAVRMVAEVRPEYDTEWSAMKAVAAKLGIGTTETLRKWVRQDQIDNGARPGVTTDESAQVKALKKEVAELKRANEILKAASGFLRGRARPATSALVTFVDENRDRFGGVEPICTVLNEHGVGISPSTYYAAKARPPSLRATRDAELKALIQQVFDANYRVYGARKIWRELNRQGHAVARCTVERLMRELGLAGAVRGKKVITTVTDPAAGRAPDLVDRDFVAQAPNRCWVADFTHIATWAGVVYIAFVVDTFSRRIVGWSAATTKHTELVLAALEMGLWQRDREGSPHQPGQLIHHSDAGSQYTSFKLATHLQGEGIAASIGSVGDAYDNALMESTIGLFKTELIKPQRPWKTLSEVELATAEWIDWYNHRRLHGEIGHVPPAEYEAHHYLTATKHQVTVTP is encoded by the exons ATGGCACGTCCTTCCCCTTACCCCCTTGAGCTGCGCAAGCGCGCGGTCCGCATGGTCGCCGAGGTGCGGCCGGAGTACGACACCGAGTGGTCCGCGATGAAGGCGGTCGCCGCCAAGCTGGGGATCGGGACGACCGAGACTTTGCGCAAGTGGGTCCGCCAGGACCAGATCGACAACGGGGCCCGGCCTGGCGTCACGACCGATGAGTCTGCCCAGGTCAAAGCGTTGAAGAAGGAAGTCGCCGAGCTCAAGCGGGCGAATGAGATCCTCAAGGCCGCTTCGG GCTTTCTTCGCGGCCGAGCTCGACCGGCCACATCTGCGCTCGTGACCTTCGTCGACGAGAACCGGGACCGCTTCGGCGGCGTCGAGCCGATCTGCACCGTTCTCAACGAGCACGGTGTCGGTATCTCCCCCTCCACCTACTACGCAGCCAAGGCCCGGCCTCCGTCGCTTCGGGCGACCCGGGACGCGGAACTGAAGGCACTGATCCAGCAGGTGTTCGACGCCAACTACCGCGTCTACGGGGCCCGGAAGATCTGGCGCGAGCTGAACCGACAAGGTCATGCGGTGGCCCGGTGCACCGTCGAGCGCCTGATGCGCGAGCTCGGCCTCGCCGGCGCCGTCCGCGGCAAGAAGGTCATCACTACGGTCACCGACCCGGCCGCCGGCCGGGCCCCCGACCTGGTCGACCGGGACTTCGTCGCCCAGGCGCCGAACCGCTGCTGGGTCGCGGACTTCACCCACATCGCCACCTGGGCCGGGGTCGTCTACATCGCGTTCGTCGTGGACACCTTCTCCCGCCGCATCGTCGGCTGGTCGGCGGCCACGACCAAACACACCGAACTGGTCCTGGCCGCACTGGAGATGGGCCTATGGCAGCGCGATCGGGAAGGCAGTCCGCACCAACCCGGGCAGCTGATCCATCACAGCGACGCGGGCAGTCAGTACACCTCGTTCAAGCTGGCCACCCATCTCCAAGGCGAGGGCATAGCGGCGTCCATCGGATCAGTCGGCGACGCCTACGACAATGCCCTGATGGAGTCCACGATCGGTCTTTTCAAGACCGAGTTGATCAAGCCTCAGCGGCCCTGGAAGACGCTGTCCGAGGTCGAGTTGGCCACCGCCGAATGGATCGACTGGTACAACCACCGCCGACTTCACGGTGAGATCGGCCACGTCCCACCCGCCGAATACGAAGCCCACCACTACCTGACAGCCACAAAACACCAGGTCACAGTCACGCCATAG
- a CDS encoding ASCH domain-containing protein, translated as MNTPAPAFEVLALTVWQPWASAIAHGTKRIENRTWPTEHRGLLLIHAGRTTDPNAKDAPLARPFLRRPFPRGAVVAVARLDNCHEDDGWCTLWSARGSWHWRLSTVVPLAEPLMWPGARGLWTPPPGLLASPLLTDALGAARG; from the coding sequence ATGAACACTCCCGCCCCCGCTTTTGAGGTCCTGGCGCTGACCGTGTGGCAGCCCTGGGCAAGCGCCATCGCCCACGGAACCAAGCGGATCGAGAACCGCACCTGGCCCACCGAGCACCGAGGTCTGCTGCTCATCCACGCCGGACGCACCACCGACCCGAACGCGAAGGACGCCCCGCTGGCACGCCCGTTCCTGCGCCGCCCCTTCCCTCGAGGCGCTGTGGTCGCCGTCGCCCGCCTGGACAACTGCCACGAAGACGACGGCTGGTGCACGCTCTGGTCCGCCCGCGGTAGTTGGCACTGGCGACTGTCCACCGTCGTCCCGCTCGCCGAGCCCCTGATGTGGCCCGGTGCCCGTGGCCTGTGGACCCCGCCCCCCGGTCTGCTCGCCTCCCCGCTCCTGACGGATGCGCTGGGGGCTGCCCGTGGCTGA
- a CDS encoding DUF2637 domain-containing protein: protein MTRSIRPDAVLVQAVIAGALSFAHLHDIAEAAGQDGWKAWAYPISVDLLLVAAWRRLRILRTDGGPTRAAWTWFTVALAASLGANVATAGLLDLHDVPDWLRILVAGWPALAFLGGTLLVHTPTQPRPETAPVDAPTPDIALTRDEPAPVPADEPDPVPALPPAIPVPAALLAHARKVADAHQTATGSPIDPATLRARLGVAPQLADAIAHQLTGKD from the coding sequence GTGACCCGCTCGATCCGACCCGACGCCGTACTAGTGCAAGCCGTGATCGCAGGGGCGCTGTCCTTCGCCCACCTGCACGACATCGCCGAAGCTGCCGGGCAGGACGGCTGGAAGGCCTGGGCCTATCCGATCAGCGTGGACCTGCTCCTGGTCGCTGCCTGGCGACGACTCCGCATTTTGCGCACCGATGGCGGCCCGACCCGTGCCGCGTGGACCTGGTTCACGGTCGCCCTGGCGGCATCCCTCGGAGCGAACGTGGCGACCGCGGGACTGCTCGACCTGCACGACGTGCCCGACTGGCTGCGCATCCTGGTGGCCGGCTGGCCCGCCCTCGCCTTCCTCGGCGGCACCCTCCTCGTCCACACACCCACGCAACCGCGCCCCGAAACAGCCCCCGTCGACGCACCGACCCCGGACATCGCCCTGACCCGCGACGAACCCGCCCCGGTCCCGGCTGACGAGCCCGATCCGGTTCCGGCTCTGCCGCCCGCCATCCCGGTGCCCGCTGCGCTGTTGGCGCACGCCCGCAAGGTCGCCGACGCGCACCAAACCGCCACCGGCTCCCCGATCGACCCCGCCACGCTGCGCGCCCGCCTGGGCGTCGCCCCGCAGCTGGCCGATGCCATCGCCCACCAGCTCACCGGAAAGGACTGA
- a CDS encoding FtsK/SpoIIIE domain-containing protein, whose protein sequence is MSGGTLLVLVVIVTALLMVARIKAPAVYWTLVGLPAALYRVFSSYRATMEACELTVAPPWWKVFAKKLSVGDTAARPGIPKVRGVRPTTTGLRLRLRLAAGLAPDDVVKSAERLRHAWGIYSVHVSEIKPGVVDLRLTGFDVLDRVRMPRRLPTGPLSATVALREDGLPYVRNYQDIPHALTLGANKSGKSMYQRCLIKGLAPLDVALVGIDCKRGVEQSPFAPRLSALAITPDQADGLLDALVVEMEERFDLLCLHQGIAPGTPLQDITSDIWGLPRKLRPVPIVVLIDEIAELFLITSKADTARRDRMVTQLVRLAQLARAVGIYLEVCGQRFGSELGKGATALRAQLTGRVVHRCNDQQTAEMGLGDINELAVFAATNIAPERAGTAIAGDSSGGWSRIRTPKTTLGEVAAVCREFAHLTPHIPALDGFRPQVATVAPAAVPVAAPSGP, encoded by the coding sequence ATGTCTGGTGGAACACTCTTGGTCCTGGTGGTGATAGTCACCGCCCTGCTCATGGTGGCCCGCATCAAGGCCCCGGCCGTGTACTGGACGCTGGTCGGTCTTCCGGCCGCCCTGTATCGGGTGTTCTCCTCCTACCGGGCGACGATGGAGGCGTGTGAGCTGACCGTGGCTCCGCCGTGGTGGAAGGTCTTCGCCAAGAAGCTGTCGGTCGGTGACACGGCGGCACGGCCCGGTATCCCGAAGGTTCGTGGGGTACGCCCCACTACTACCGGTCTCCGCCTTCGCCTGCGGCTTGCTGCGGGACTGGCTCCGGACGATGTGGTCAAGTCGGCCGAACGGCTGCGGCACGCCTGGGGCATCTACTCCGTGCATGTCTCCGAGATCAAACCCGGTGTGGTGGATCTGCGGCTGACCGGCTTCGACGTCCTCGACCGCGTGCGGATGCCGCGCCGGCTGCCTACCGGACCGCTCTCCGCGACGGTCGCCCTGCGGGAAGACGGCCTGCCCTACGTCCGCAACTACCAGGACATCCCGCACGCCCTCACGCTCGGTGCGAACAAGTCGGGCAAGTCGATGTACCAACGCTGCCTGATCAAAGGCCTGGCGCCGCTGGATGTCGCCCTGGTGGGCATCGACTGCAAACGGGGCGTGGAACAGAGTCCCTTCGCCCCTCGGCTGTCGGCACTCGCCATCACCCCGGATCAGGCCGACGGTCTGCTGGATGCCCTGGTCGTGGAGATGGAAGAGCGCTTCGACCTGCTGTGTCTGCACCAGGGCATCGCTCCGGGCACCCCGCTTCAGGACATCACCTCGGATATCTGGGGCCTGCCCAGGAAGCTGCGCCCGGTGCCGATCGTGGTGCTGATCGATGAGATCGCCGAACTGTTCCTGATCACCTCCAAGGCGGACACGGCCCGCCGGGACCGCATGGTCACGCAGCTGGTCCGCCTGGCGCAGCTGGCCCGCGCGGTCGGCATCTACCTGGAGGTGTGTGGGCAGCGCTTCGGCTCCGAACTCGGCAAGGGCGCAACCGCCCTGCGTGCCCAGCTCACCGGCCGCGTGGTGCACCGCTGCAACGACCAGCAGACCGCAGAAATGGGCCTGGGCGACATCAACGAACTCGCCGTCTTCGCCGCGACCAACATCGCCCCCGAACGGGCTGGAACCGCCATCGCCGGCGACTCCTCCGGCGGCTGGTCCCGCATCCGCACCCCCAAGACGACGCTCGGTGAAGTCGCCGCGGTATGCCGCGAGTTCGCCCACCTCACCCCGCACATCCCCGCCCTCGACGGGTTCCGTCCGCAGGTCGCGACCGTCGCACCGGCGGCCGTACCGGTGGCGGCTCCCAGCGGTCCGTAG
- a CDS encoding XRE family transcriptional regulator produces MANERLRAAISAKGETIQSLAQHVGVDPKSVERWITTDRTPHRGHRWKACSFLGIDEVYLWPTVSKQAETASTSELVTYYPHRGAVPSALLASLIDQVADHIEILVYAGLFLFDNHPDLPDQLVDKAKAGAQIRVLLGDPDSEMVRQRGEEEGIGGDLAARARITRRYLEPVTKTPGAEVRLHGTILYNSIYRFDDDILVNPHVLGAPAGQNPVLHFRYIPGARTFRHYMKSFDYAWELGTPS; encoded by the coding sequence ATGGCGAACGAACGTCTGCGCGCAGCGATTTCGGCGAAGGGCGAGACGATCCAGTCGCTAGCCCAGCATGTCGGGGTTGACCCGAAGAGCGTGGAGCGCTGGATCACGACAGACCGAACGCCGCACCGCGGACACCGTTGGAAGGCATGCAGCTTCCTCGGCATTGATGAGGTGTACCTCTGGCCTACGGTTTCCAAGCAGGCCGAAACTGCGAGCACTTCGGAGCTGGTGACGTACTACCCCCACCGAGGGGCCGTCCCGTCCGCGCTCTTGGCGTCGCTGATTGACCAGGTCGCCGACCACATCGAGATCCTGGTGTACGCGGGGCTGTTCCTGTTCGACAATCACCCGGACCTGCCAGACCAACTCGTAGACAAGGCCAAGGCGGGGGCTCAGATCCGGGTACTCCTCGGTGACCCGGACTCGGAGATGGTTCGCCAGCGCGGCGAGGAAGAGGGTATTGGCGGCGACCTTGCCGCACGGGCGCGCATTACACGACGCTACCTCGAACCGGTCACCAAGACGCCGGGCGCCGAGGTCCGGCTACACGGCACGATCCTCTACAACTCCATCTACCGGTTCGACGACGACATCCTCGTGAACCCGCACGTCCTCGGCGCACCGGCCGGGCAGAACCCCGTTCTGCACTTCCGGTACATCCCCGGCGCCCGGACGTTCCGGCACTACATGAAGAGCTTCGACTATGCGTGGGAACTTGGCACCCCGTCCTGA
- a CDS encoding NUDIX hydrolase has product MARIDYVNDPNAPKANSIVPSVTAVTLNEAGEVLLIHKTDNDLWALPGGGVDVGESVADAAVRETKEETGFDIEVTGLVGLYTNPGHVMAYDDGEVRQQFSICFTATISGGELRTSSESKEVAFVSPDRLDELNIHPSMRMRIDHGLAGRTKPYIG; this is encoded by the coding sequence ATGGCCCGCATCGACTACGTCAACGACCCGAACGCCCCTAAGGCGAACAGCATCGTCCCATCCGTCACTGCCGTGACCCTCAATGAGGCGGGAGAGGTGCTGCTGATCCACAAGACGGACAATGATCTGTGGGCGTTGCCGGGCGGCGGTGTCGACGTCGGCGAGTCCGTCGCGGACGCCGCAGTACGCGAGACGAAGGAAGAGACCGGGTTCGACATCGAGGTGACGGGACTGGTCGGCCTGTACACGAATCCAGGGCATGTGATGGCGTACGACGACGGCGAGGTACGGCAGCAGTTCTCGATCTGCTTCACGGCCACGATCTCCGGCGGGGAGCTGCGCACCAGCAGCGAGAGTAAAGAAGTTGCCTTTGTGTCACCGGACAGGCTCGACGAACTGAACATCCATCCGTCGATGCGGATGCGGATTGACCACGGCTTGGCCGGCAGGACGAAGCCGTACATCGGTTAG
- a CDS encoding phosphohydrolase has protein sequence MIYADMTTGPAGQRFDFDRRIGEILVRYEPGSEVHNAISKARPYLGAAVERTQGRLNAG, from the coding sequence TTGATCTACGCCGACATGACTACTGGTCCAGCCGGGCAGCGCTTCGACTTCGATCGGCGCATTGGCGAGATCCTGGTTCGCTACGAGCCCGGCAGCGAAGTGCACAACGCGATCAGCAAGGCCCGGCCGTATCTCGGAGCTGCTGTTGAACGCACCCAAGGGCGCCTGAACGCCGGCTGA